DNA sequence from the Desulfovibrionales bacterium genome:
GCCGACCTTATGGTGCTTGGCCCCCACAGAGGTAAGGCTGAGGAGAAAGGCGTGGTGCGCATGAGGACTGTGGAGGGGTTGGGCAGTACCGTAGAAGCGGTCATTATGCGGGCTCACTGCCCGGTGATGATCGTGAGCCGTGATGTGCCTAAAGAAGGCTTGGCCTTTAAAAAGATTCTCTTCGGCACGGATTTTTCGGAGACATGTCAATATGCCTTTGAGTTATCTTTGAAGGCAGCGCAAAAATATAATTCCAGGCTGCACATCCTGCATGTCTTGAGGATTCCGCGCGGAGAACGGGTGGCATACACTCTGGCGCAGATAGAAAGGGAAATTGCCGGGGTAAAAGAAAAAGTGCAGAAGGTGTATGCCAAGCAGATAAAAGGGATTGATTATGTCTGTGATGTCTTGGAGGGAGAACCTTCTGCAGAGATTCTAAAATACGCTGCTTCAAACCAGATCGACCTTATCGTCATCGGTTCCCATGTCAGAGAACAGGCGGAGAGGTGGTACGTGGGAAGTGTGGTGGAAAGGTTGGGATCGGAATCTTATTGTCCATTGATTACCGTTACCAGACCGGAAGCCTTATTAACGCTTGAAGAATAAAGAAAAATAATGTTTCTCGAAAAACGTCCGATAAGAACGTAAACGTTCATATAACCCTCGAAAGGGGTCATCGCTGCCTCCCGGTGGTGGCCCCCGAACTTTTTCTATGTCCCCTTTCGGCTTTTGAAAATGTTATGGAGTTGCCGATGGAAAGGCAGCGTATTGGACTATCTAAGTTGCGAAAGACCTTGCGTAGCTTTCAAGACCTGATGCAGGGCAACGTACAGATGTTACTTGTGAAGTGAACCCAAAATTTCAAGAAAAGATGCGGTATTTTTGCCGGATCGGATAGAGAACAGGTGCTTACAGAAGGCAAAATACTTTTCCCTCATCGGGCGTTAATGGTCGAGGGTGACCTCAAGGAATGTTTTTATTGCGGCTCCTGCCGTCACGACCTCAAGGTATGCCCTTCGAAAAATCTTCAACTATCTTCCAGGGTCTTCACCCGGTTCGGCCATCTCTCTATCGAGCATATAACCAATTGCTTTGCCGGGGCCTTTAGTAATCCGGAACAGCACAATGAAGGTGTAGCCAATCTTAAGGCAAGCGATGTTCAGGCTATATATGGTCAAAATGAAGTATTGGCAGCTTACCATACCTTCTTTGACCTTACAGAGATATTTCATCTCAGATTTCTAAAACGGGTGTGGCAAACAGAGGCTGTCACTTGGAATATGCTATATTCTGCGGGAGAGCAAAGGGAGGAGGGAGGCCCGTTATGGCTGACCTTGGACTGCATTCGTGTAGGACAGACGGATAAAGCCGAACAGTTTTTGAAAACGACCCAGGATAAAGACCCCGACGACTACAGGCTGTACATGGCCACGGCCTTCCTTG
Encoded proteins:
- a CDS encoding universal stress protein, whose translation is MFKKILTASDSVDVCDAPSAVAAHLAKQEGARLYLMHVLESSDLIRRQWVKDFRTGEDVAVTAEYIDVVKGMIKKKCAEALIGCKDYLIEVRPGFPWLEILRMARATRADLMVLGPHRGKAEEKGVVRMRTVEGLGSTVEAVIMRAHCPVMIVSRDVPKEGLAFKKILFGTDFSETCQYAFELSLKAAQKYNSRLHILHVLRIPRGERVAYTLAQIEREIAGVKEKVQKVYAKQIKGIDYVCDVLEGEPSAEILKYAASNQIDLIVIGSHVREQAERWYVGSVVERLGSESYCPLITVTRPEALLTLEE